A single region of the Nicotiana sylvestris chromosome 6, ASM39365v2, whole genome shotgun sequence genome encodes:
- the LOC104244462 gene encoding tetraspanin-8-like translates to MTKDFFFACINTISHHIIYLFNLLTTSPKSRHFSTSSVSSYPPQFLIWGLLNLLKSNHFSSKYQFLILKKMVRVSNNLVGILNIITFLISIPIIAGGIWLSRQANTECERFLEKPVIALGIFVMLVSLAGLIGSCCRVSWLLWVYLFVMFLLILLIFCFTIFAFVVTNKGAGEALSGKGYKEYRLGDYSNWLQKRVNNHWGRIQSCLQDSKICKTLIDDGSSTKVEDFYKKHLSALQSGCCKPSNDCKFAYVSPTNWTRTASSSSTNPDCGLWNNDPNVLCYGCQSCKAGLLDNIKSDWKRVAVLNIIFLVFLIVVYSVGCCAFRNTRRDDSYKRYP, encoded by the exons ATGACTAAAGACTTCTTCTTTGCTTGTATAAacaccatatcacaccatattatATACCTCTTCAACCTTCTTACAACGTCACCAAAATCACGCCATTTTTCTACCTCTTCGGTTTCTTCATATCCTCCTCAATTTCTCATCTGGGGTTTGCTCAATTTGTTGAAATCTAATCACTTCTCTTCAAAATATCAATTCTTGATTCTGAAAAAAATGGTGCGTGTGAGCAACAATTTAGTAGGAATTCTAAACATAATCACATTTCTGATTTCAATCCCGATTATAGCAGGAGGGATATGGCTATCAAGACAAGCAAATACAGAATGCGAAAGGTTTCTTGAAAAACCTGTGATCGCACTTGGAATATTTGTCATGTTAGTTTCACTAGCTGGATTAATTGGTTCCTGTTGTAGAGTTTCATGGCTTCTTTGGGTTTACCTTTTTGTTATGTTCTTGTTGATTTTGTTAATCTTTTGCTTCACTATTTTTGCCTTTGTTGTGACTAATAAAGGGGCTGGTGAAGCACTTTCTGGTAAAGGGTATAAAGAGTATAGGCTTGGTGATTATTCTAATTGGTTACAGAAAAGAGTTAATAATCATTGGGGTAGGATTCAGAGTTGTTTGCAGGATAGTAAGATCTGCAAAACTTTGATTGATGATGGGTCTAGCACAAAAGTTGAAGATTTTTACAAGAAACATCTCTCTGCTCTTCAG TCTGGTTGCTGCAAGCCATCAAACGACTGCAAATTTGCCTATGTGAGCCCGACCAACTGGACCAGGACTGCAAGTTCATCCTCAACCAATCCAGACTGTGGCCTGTGGAACAACGATCCAAATGTCTTGTGTTACGGCTGCCAATCCTGCAAAGCCGGGCTGTTAGACAATATCAAGAGTGACTGGAAGAGGGTAGCTgtactcaacatcatattcctCGTCTTCCTCATCGTCGTCTACTCTGTTGGATGCTGTGCCTTCAGAAACACTAGGCGTGACGATTCTTATAAGCGTTACCCTTGA